One segment of Primulina tabacum isolate GXHZ01 chromosome 14, ASM2559414v2, whole genome shotgun sequence DNA contains the following:
- the LOC142525054 gene encoding uncharacterized protein LOC142525054 isoform X1 encodes MCLIYFISDMATRGRGRGRPRQDIPVAQDQGSATHTQMDITPTPMEILLARFQSLHPLMMKGTENALECENWLENMDQLFESLEYPDDRRIKLVVHQLLDVAKSWWIMTKKALEGRGTIVTWDIFKSEFYQRFFPTSYRKYRGAEFGNLKQGNLNIEDYVAKFSNLLRFAPHVASDEEAKADHFINGLNPDIFTLVNTGRPNTFAEAIDRAKGAETGIIRQRGSQMQRPQQPQYRQQFRQGNNGGNSDNIREQFRARGKQFKRYGSNFSSSSGSRQSGSVQSTGYLSPTCGQCGGRFFTDQCRGISGACHLCNQVGHYARVCPNRGSDMSQSGGSSRQTPHQNRQNHTVHSYQQSNRSDQNKQSGSHRVGQPPRQQARVFALTEDEAHNSPDNVISGEARLGMPESSSRRGDTS; translated from the exons atgtgtttgatctattttatatcagacatggctactcgaggtagaggtcgtggtagacctagacaggacataccagtggcacaagatcagggcagtgctactcatactcagatggatataactccgactccgatggagatactgctagccagatttcagtctttgcacccactGATGAtgaagggtaccgagaatgcattagagtgtgagaactggttggagaatatggatcaattatttgaatctcttgagtatccagatgatcgtagaatcaaattagttgttcatcagttattggatgttgctaagagttggtggatcatgaccaagaaagctttagagggtcgaggtacgattgttacctgggatatttttaaatctgaattttatcagcgtttctttcctacATCTTACAGGAAATataggggagccgagtttggaaatttaaagcagggaaatctgaatattgaggattatgttgctaagttctcgaatttactgagatttgctcctcatgtagcatccgatgaagaagctaaggccgatcatttcataaatggtcttaatcctGATATATTTACCCTGGTTAATACTGGAAGGCCTAACACATTTGCTGAGGCTAttgatcgagccaagggagctgaaaccGGAATCATTAGGCAGAGAGGTTCTCAGATGCAACGACCCCAACAGCCACAGTATAGACAGCAGTTCAGACAGGGTAATAATGGCGGTAACAGTGAcaacataagagagcagtttCGGGCTAGAGGCAAGCAATTTAAGAGGTatggcagtaatttttcgagttctagtggatcgagacagtctggttcagttcagagtACTGGTTATTTAAGTCCTacttgtggtcagtgtggtggtagaTTTTTTACCGATCAGTGTAGAGGAATCTCgggagcttgccacttgtgtaaccaggtgggacactatgctcgagtgtgtcctaaCCGTGGCAGTGATATGTCTCAGAGTGggggatcatcgagacagacacctCACCAGAATCGTCAGAACCATACAGTTCATTCCTATCAGCAGTCAAACCGgtcagatcagaacaaacagaGTGGTAGCCACAGGGTAGGACAgccacctagacagcaggctcgagtttttgcactcactgaggatgaggcacataatTCTCCAGATAATGTTATttcag gtgaggcgaggcttgggatgccagagtccagttccaggcgaggagatacgagttag
- the LOC142525054 gene encoding uncharacterized protein LOC142525054 isoform X2, producing MATRGRGRGRPRQDIPVAQDQGSATHTQMDITPTPMEILLARFQSLHPLMMKGTENALECENWLENMDQLFESLEYPDDRRIKLVVHQLLDVAKSWWIMTKKALEGRGTIVTWDIFKSEFYQRFFPTSYRKYRGAEFGNLKQGNLNIEDYVAKFSNLLRFAPHVASDEEAKADHFINGLNPDIFTLVNTGRPNTFAEAIDRAKGAETGIIRQRGSQMQRPQQPQYRQQFRQGNNGGNSDNIREQFRARGKQFKRYGSNFSSSSGSRQSGSVQSTGYLSPTCGQCGGRFFTDQCRGISGACHLCNQVGHYARVCPNRGSDMSQSGGSSRQTPHQNRQNHTVHSYQQSNRSDQNKQSGSHRVGQPPRQQARVFALTEDEAHNSPDNVISGEARLGMPESSSRRGDTS from the exons atggctactcgaggtagaggtcgtggtagacctagacaggacataccagtggcacaagatcagggcagtgctactcatactcagatggatataactccgactccgatggagatactgctagccagatttcagtctttgcacccactGATGAtgaagggtaccgagaatgcattagagtgtgagaactggttggagaatatggatcaattatttgaatctcttgagtatccagatgatcgtagaatcaaattagttgttcatcagttattggatgttgctaagagttggtggatcatgaccaagaaagctttagagggtcgaggtacgattgttacctgggatatttttaaatctgaattttatcagcgtttctttcctacATCTTACAGGAAATataggggagccgagtttggaaatttaaagcagggaaatctgaatattgaggattatgttgctaagttctcgaatttactgagatttgctcctcatgtagcatccgatgaagaagctaaggccgatcatttcataaatggtcttaatcctGATATATTTACCCTGGTTAATACTGGAAGGCCTAACACATTTGCTGAGGCTAttgatcgagccaagggagctgaaaccGGAATCATTAGGCAGAGAGGTTCTCAGATGCAACGACCCCAACAGCCACAGTATAGACAGCAGTTCAGACAGGGTAATAATGGCGGTAACAGTGAcaacataagagagcagtttCGGGCTAGAGGCAAGCAATTTAAGAGGTatggcagtaatttttcgagttctagtggatcgagacagtctggttcagttcagagtACTGGTTATTTAAGTCCTacttgtggtcagtgtggtggtagaTTTTTTACCGATCAGTGTAGAGGAATCTCgggagcttgccacttgtgtaaccaggtgggacactatgctcgagtgtgtcctaaCCGTGGCAGTGATATGTCTCAGAGTGggggatcatcgagacagacacctCACCAGAATCGTCAGAACCATACAGTTCATTCCTATCAGCAGTCAAACCGgtcagatcagaacaaacagaGTGGTAGCCACAGGGTAGGACAgccacctagacagcaggctcgagtttttgcactcactgaggatgaggcacataatTCTCCAGATAATGTTATttcag gtgaggcgaggcttgggatgccagagtccagttccaggcgaggagatacgagttag